In a single window of the Methylophaga frappieri genome:
- a CDS encoding rhodanese-like domain-containing protein, translated as MKQMSAQSLAPWLAEHEDAILIDVRETHELVNGMLDGAVHIPMNHIPGSIDELVAHKASPMVLICRSGYRSMQVGYFLEQAGFTDIINLEDGMNGWAAKIDTNMKVY; from the coding sequence ATGAAACAAATGTCTGCACAAAGCTTAGCTCCATGGCTGGCTGAGCATGAAGATGCCATTTTGATTGATGTACGTGAGACCCATGAATTGGTCAATGGCATGCTGGATGGCGCGGTGCATATTCCGATGAATCATATTCCTGGCAGTATTGATGAACTTGTTGCGCATAAAGCCAGTCCGATGGTGCTGATTTGTCGCTCAGGTTACCGCAGCATGCAAGTAGGATACTTTTTAGAGCAGGCGGGGTTTACCGATATCATTAATTTAGAAGATGGTATGAACGGCTGGGCGGCAAAAATTGATACCAATATGAAGGTGTATTGA
- a CDS encoding TolC family outer membrane protein: MKRFSAAWLFIFSPTLFANQDLLDSYDLALQSDPQLYAQAADRQATAELAEQADALFLPNIGLTANVNKIFTDNSSQQFSGKFDSLDRGYTLSLIQPVYRRENFVQNRQADIAIDGAEARYQVVSQALIVRVAEAYFTVLAAEDDLQFAEAEREAINEQLDEAEKRFEVGLATITDVTEAQAAYDLANAAVITAKNALANSQELLRETTGRYPDDLATLTAEVPLVRPEPEDIQQWRDSALVTNPSLLVVGADVELARENIELQRSGHYPALDFIAQKSYQSQSDSNISGQTQSHQEILGLQFTLPIYAGGSVLSRTREAGHRLDQTMQFEEQQRRAVLRQTSEAYNSVLSGISGVQALAQAVRSNEKALQATEAGFTVGTRTTVDVLNARRELFSARRDFAQARYSYIVDTLRLKQAAGIVTVTDLQQVNAWLNAGR; encoded by the coding sequence ATGAAACGTTTCAGTGCTGCTTGGCTATTTATTTTCTCTCCAACGCTCTTTGCTAATCAGGATTTGTTAGATAGCTACGATTTAGCTTTACAATCGGATCCCCAGTTATATGCGCAAGCGGCTGACCGTCAAGCCACCGCCGAATTGGCCGAACAAGCAGATGCTTTGTTCTTACCTAACATTGGTCTGACGGCAAATGTGAACAAAATTTTTACGGATAATTCGTCTCAACAGTTTTCTGGTAAGTTTGATTCGCTGGATCGAGGCTATACGCTCAGTTTGATTCAACCGGTTTATCGACGCGAAAATTTTGTTCAGAACCGTCAGGCAGATATTGCGATTGATGGCGCTGAAGCCCGTTATCAGGTTGTCTCGCAAGCATTGATAGTGCGGGTTGCAGAAGCTTATTTCACCGTATTGGCTGCTGAAGATGATTTACAGTTCGCTGAAGCTGAGCGTGAAGCCATTAATGAGCAGCTTGATGAAGCAGAAAAACGCTTTGAGGTTGGCTTAGCTACGATTACCGATGTCACCGAAGCCCAAGCCGCTTATGATTTAGCCAATGCTGCGGTGATTACGGCTAAAAATGCGCTGGCAAACAGCCAGGAACTATTAAGAGAAACGACCGGGCGTTACCCGGATGATTTAGCAACATTAACGGCTGAGGTACCGTTGGTTCGACCTGAGCCTGAGGATATCCAGCAATGGCGTGACTCGGCATTGGTCACAAACCCCAGTTTGTTAGTTGTCGGTGCCGACGTCGAGCTTGCTAGAGAAAACATTGAGTTGCAACGCAGCGGTCATTACCCTGCTCTCGATTTTATCGCCCAAAAAAGTTATCAATCACAGAGTGATAGTAACATCAGTGGTCAAACTCAAAGCCATCAGGAAATTCTTGGCTTGCAGTTCACCTTGCCAATTTATGCTGGTGGGAGTGTGCTGTCACGGACGCGGGAAGCGGGTCACCGTTTGGACCAAACAATGCAATTCGAAGAACAACAACGGCGGGCAGTCTTGAGACAAACCAGTGAAGCTTATAACAGTGTTTTGTCAGGTATTAGTGGTGTTCAGGCACTTGCGCAAGCTGTGCGCTCGAATGAAAAAGCATTACAAGCCACTGAAGCTGGTTTTACTGTTGGGACAAGAACCACTGTGGATGTGCTGAATGCTCGGCGCGAATTATTTAGTGCTCGTCGTGACTTTGCCCAAGCAAGATATAGCTATATTGTTGATACATTACGCTTGAAACAAGCCGCTGG